Proteins encoded by one window of Pseudochaenichthys georgianus chromosome 9, fPseGeo1.2, whole genome shotgun sequence:
- the slc7a4 gene encoding cationic amino acid transporter 4 — MATFPRGCSPAVRFCQKLNRLKTLDDDMMATSLKRCLSTLDLTLLGVGGMVGSGLYVLTGTVAKDMVGPAVIISFIFAGFASLLAAFCYAEFGARIPKTGSAYMFTYVSVGEIWAFLIGWNVILENMIGGAAVARAWSGYLDSIFNHSIQNFTETHIMQWNVPFLAHYPDLLAAGILILASFFISFGVKVSSYLNHIFSVISMAVIIFILVFGFMLAEPANWSAKEGGFAPFGLSGILAGSATCFYAFVGFDVIASSSEEAKNPQKAVPIATAISLGLAAAAYILVSTVLTLMVPWHSLDPNSALADAFFRRGYSWAGIIVAIGSICAMNTVLLCNLFSLPRIVYAMADDGLFFSFFARVNPVTKVPVNAILVFGILMSTMALIFDLEALVQFLSIGTLLAYTFVAASVIVLRFQPDRISSKGTASTSPNPNSETSPAPTESQTIREDSGELKQYESFSDKLQLVERQVSSEKRGPGQLKAYWEPYLGKLLGDCEPGEVVAFCVLTLIVSSVSLCIVLEFGTNQLQLPIWSFSMLLVVFILAYVLSLTLIWLHEPQSKSKTFQVPLVPLTPAASILINVFLMMKLSYLTWIRFTVWIGVGLFVYFGYGIWHSKEGKRELQPEDMAARYVVLPSGSLVETVQPVQPEGQMDTSAHDFSSPTASTAEENAGKR, encoded by the exons ATGGCAACTTTTCCGAGAGGCTGCTCCCCAGCTGTGCGCTTTTGTCAGAAACTGAACCGACTCAAGACACTGGATGATGACATGATGGCCACGTCGCTGAAACGCTGCCTCTCCACCCTGGACCTGACTCTGTTGGGAGTCGGGGGCATGGTGGGCTCTGGGCTGTATGTCCTGACAGGAACTGTGGCTAAAGACATGGTTGGGCCCGCTGTCATCATATCCTTCATTTTTGCAGGTTTTGCTTCACTGCTGGCCGCATTTTGCTACGCAGAGTTTGGAGCACGCATTCCCAAAACAGGATCTGCCTACATGTTTACCTATGTGTCCGTGGGAGAGATCTGGGCCTTTCTCATTGGTTGGAATGTGATTTTGGAGAACATGATTGGTGGTGCTGCTGTAGCACGTGCCTGGAGTGGCTATCTGGACTCCATTTTTAACCACTCCATCCAGAACTtcacagagacacacatcaTGCAGTGGAACGTGCCCTTCCTGGCCCATTACCCGGACCTCCTTGCAGCAGGGATTCTCATACTTGCCTCGTTCTTCATTTCCTTTGGAGTTAAAGTGTCCTCTTACTTAAACCATATATTTTCCGTTATTAGCATGGCTGTCATCATTTTCATCCTGGTATTTGGCTTTATGCTGGCTGAACCAGCCAATTGGAGCGCGAAAGAAGGAGGGTTTGCACCTTTCGGGCTATCTGGAATACTGGCAGGCTCGGCTACGTGCTTCTACGCATTTGTGGGCTTCGATGTAATTGCATCTTCAAGTGAGGAAGCCAAGAACCCACAGAAAGCAGTTCCCATTGCCACTGCCATCTCCCTGGGACTGGCAGCAGCAGCTTACATCCTGGTCTCCACAGTGCTCACACTAATGGTACCCTGGCATTCACTGGACCCAAACTCAGCTCTGGCAGATGCCTTCTTCCGCCGGGGTTACAGTTGGGCTGGAATTATCGTGGCAATTGGTTCCATCTGCG CCATGAACACTGTGCTGCTCTGTAATCTCTTCTCCCTCCCTCGGATTGTGTACGCCATGGCAGATGACGGGTTGTTCTTCTCCTTCTTCGCACGGGTCAATCCTGTCACCAAAGTCCCCGTCAATGCTATCCTGGTGTTCGGGATCCTCATGTCCACCATGGCTCTCATCTTTGACTTGGAGGCCTTGGTTCAGTTCCTGTCCATCGGCACCCTCCTAGCATACACCTTTGTGGCAGCGAGTGTTATTGTGCTGCGCTTCCAGCCCGACAGAATCAGCTCTAAAGGAACCGCTTCCACGTCTCCCAACCCAAATTCTGAGACCTCCCCTGCCCCCACAGAGTCTCAGACCATCAGGGAGGACAGCGGGGAGCTGAAGCAGTACGAGTCCTTCTCTGACAAACTGCAGCTGGTGGAGAGACAGGTGTCAAGTGAGAAGCGTGGACCGGGTCAGCTGAAGGCTTACTGGGAACCGTACCTCGGCAAGCTGCTGGGGGACTGTGAGCCGGGCGAGGTGGTGGCCTTTTGCGTCCTCACACTGATTGTGAGCTCAGTCTCCCTCTGTATTGTGTTAGAGTTTGGAACCAATCAGCTGCAGCTGCCAATCTGGAGCTTCTCAATGCTGCTGGTGGTTTTTATTTTAGCGTATGTTCTCAGCCTGACGCTCATTTGGCTTCACGAGCCACAAAGCAAGAGCAAAACATTCCAG GTACCTTTGGTTCCATTGACTCCAGCTGCCAGTATCCTCATCAATGTGTTCCTCATGATGAAGCTCAGCTATCTGACCTGGATACGATTCACAGTATGGATCGGTGTAG GTCTGTTTGTGTATTTTGGCTATGGGATCTGGCACAGTAAGGAGGGCAAGCGGGAGCTGCAGCCCGAAGACATGGCCGCCCGGTACGTGGTGCTTCCCAGCGGCAGCCTAGTAGAGACGGTGCAGCCTGTCCAGCCCGAAGGACAAATGGACACCTCTGCACACGACTTCAGCAGCCCCACTGCCTCCACAGCTGAGGAGAACGCAGGGAAGAGATGA